In Papaver somniferum cultivar HN1 chromosome 1, ASM357369v1, whole genome shotgun sequence, a genomic segment contains:
- the LOC113323532 gene encoding zinc transporter 5-like — translation MMKMNFSYNSLLRSILLLVLVQFLHYPISVSAECTCEPEDEEGVNKSQALVLKIISIAVILFASAIGVCLPVVGRRIPALHPESNIFIVVKSFAAGVILATGFIHILPDAFEDLTSPCLKENPWGYFPFTGFVAMMSAILTLMADSLATGYYRRSELKKKFSHNGRDETKANIHAIGDDEQEAGNKLEVHTHATHGHAHGSSLTSSADMILRHKVITQVLELGILVHSVIIGVAVGVSQSPSTIKPLIAALTFHQFFEGIGLGGCITQAKFDTKYVAWMCAFFALTTPGGIAVGIGITNVYSETSPTALIVQGVMNAAAAGILIYMSLVDLLAAIFMDPKLQENSMLQFSSYVSLLLGAGAMSLIAKWA, via the exons atgatgaagatgaactttTCTTATAATTCACTACTACGATCAATACTACTACTAGTACTGGTTCAGTTTCTCCATTACCCAATTTCTGTCTCTGCTGAGTGCACATGCGAaccagaagatgaagaaggtgtTAACAAAAGCCAAGCACTTGTACTCAAAATCATATCCATTGCTGTCATTCTCTTTGCAAGTGCAATTGGAGTGTGTCTTCCTGTAGTAGGCCGAAGAATTCCAGCTTTACATCCAGAGAGTAATATTTTCATCGTTGTCAAATCGTTTGCGGCTGGTGTCATATTAGCAACGGGTTTCATTCATATATTACCCGATGCTTTTGAAGATTTGACTTCTCCTTGTTTGAAAGAAAACCCATGGGGGTATTTTCCGTTTACGGGTTTCGTTGCAATGATGTCTGCTATTTTAACATTAATGGCTGATTCTTTAGCAACAGGTTACTATAGGAGATCAGAATTGAAGAAAAAATTCAGTCACAATGGTAGAGATGAAACAAAAGCTAATATACACGCTATTGGAGATGATGAACAGGAAGCAGGAAATAAATTAGAGGTTCATACACACGCAACGCACGGTCATGCACATGGATCATCACTAACGTCCTCAGCGGATATGATTCTGCGCCACAAAGTCATAACTCAG GTATTGGAATTGGGAATATTGGTGCATTCTGTGATAATAGGTGTAGCAGTGGGTGTCTCTCAAAGTCCTTCAACAATTAAGCCTCTCATAGCAGCATTAACTTTTCATCAGTTTTTCGAAGGTATTGGACTTGGTGGATGCATCACACAAGCCAAATTCGATACCAAATATGTTGCTTGGATGTGTGCATTCTTCGCGCTAACCACACCAGGTGGTATCGCAGTTGGGATTGGAATCACGAATGTTTACAGTGAAACTAGTCCTACGGCTCTAATAGTACAAGGGGTTATGAATGCCGCTGCGGCTGGAATTTTAATTTACATGTCATTGGTAGACCTTTTGGCAGCAATCTTCATGGACCCTAAACTCCAAGAAAATAGCATGCTCCAATTTTCTTCCTATGTTTCACTTCTTTTAGGGGCTGGTGCTATGTCTCTCATCGCCAAATGGGCCTAA